In the genome of Raphanus sativus cultivar WK10039 chromosome 4, ASM80110v3, whole genome shotgun sequence, one region contains:
- the LOC108851868 gene encoding tropinone reductase homolog At2g30670 isoform X1, whose translation MDKRWSLVGMTALVTGGASGIGHAIVEELASFGARIHVCDISETLLNQSLSEWEKKGFQVSGSVCDVSFRPERETLMQTVSGIFDGKLNILVNNVGVVHTKPTTEYDANDFSFQISTNLESAYHISQLSHPLLKASGFGSVVMISSVGGVVSMCCGSIYCLAKGALNQLAKVLACEWAKDGIRTNSVAPNFVNKTTMAQPFFKDAGYEKSLLSRTPLGRAGEPKEVASLVVFLCLPAASYITGQTICVDGGLTVNGFSYQPEA comes from the exons ATGGATAAAAGATGGAGTCTTGTAGGTATGACTGCTCTTGTAACCGGTGGAGCCAGCGGAATCGG GCATGCCATAGTAGAGGAGCTAGCCAGTTTCGGAGCCAGAATCCATGTGTGCGACATATCTGAAACACTGCTCAATCAGAGTTTAAGCGAATGGGAAAAGAAAGGGTTTCAAGTGAGTGGTTCAGTATGTGATGTATCCTTTCGTCCCGAGAGAGAAACACTTATGCAAACCGTCTCAGGGATATTTGATGGCAAGTTGAATATTCTT GTGAACAACGTTGGCGTGGTTCACACTAAGCCCACAACCGAATATGACGCAAACGATTTCTCGTTCCAAATATCGACAAACTTGGAATCTGCTTATCATATTAGCCAGCTTTCACATCCTCTCCTGAAGGCTTCTGGATTTGGAAGCGTTGTCATGATTTCCTCTGTTGGAGGGGTTGTATCAATGTGCTGTGGATCCATCTATTGCCTGGCGAAAG GAGCTTTGAATCAACTGGCCAAAGTTTTGGCGTGTGAGTGGGCAAAAGATGGCATACGCACCAACTCTGTTGCTCCTAATTTTGTCAACAAAACTACTATGGCTCAACCT TTTTTCAAGGACGCTGGTTACGAGAAGAGTTTGTTAAGTAGAACTCCACTTGGTCGCGCTGGAGAACCAAAAGAGGTTGCATCACTTGTGGTTTTCCTGTGTCTACCTGCAGCTTCATATATTACTGGTCAGACCATTTGTGTTGATGGAGGTCTCACTGTCAATGGTTTCTCCTATCAGCCAGAGGCTTGA
- the LOC108851868 gene encoding tropinone reductase homolog At2g30670 isoform X2 gives MESCRYDCSCNRWSQRNRVYLSTLLHAIVEELASFGARIHVCDISETLLNQSLSEWEKKGFQVSGSVCDVSFRPERETLMQTVSGIFDGKLNILVNNVGVVHTKPTTEYDANDFSFQISTNLESAYHISQLSHPLLKASGFGSVVMISSVGGVVSMCCGSIYCLAKGALNQLAKVLACEWAKDGIRTNSVAPNFVNKTTMAQPFFKDAGYEKSLLSRTPLGRAGEPKEVASLVVFLCLPAASYITGQTICVDGGLTVNGFSYQPEA, from the exons ATGGAGTCTTGTAGGTATGACTGCTCTTGTAACCGGTGGAGCCAGCGGAATCGGGTTTACCTTTCTACTTTATT GCATGCCATAGTAGAGGAGCTAGCCAGTTTCGGAGCCAGAATCCATGTGTGCGACATATCTGAAACACTGCTCAATCAGAGTTTAAGCGAATGGGAAAAGAAAGGGTTTCAAGTGAGTGGTTCAGTATGTGATGTATCCTTTCGTCCCGAGAGAGAAACACTTATGCAAACCGTCTCAGGGATATTTGATGGCAAGTTGAATATTCTT GTGAACAACGTTGGCGTGGTTCACACTAAGCCCACAACCGAATATGACGCAAACGATTTCTCGTTCCAAATATCGACAAACTTGGAATCTGCTTATCATATTAGCCAGCTTTCACATCCTCTCCTGAAGGCTTCTGGATTTGGAAGCGTTGTCATGATTTCCTCTGTTGGAGGGGTTGTATCAATGTGCTGTGGATCCATCTATTGCCTGGCGAAAG GAGCTTTGAATCAACTGGCCAAAGTTTTGGCGTGTGAGTGGGCAAAAGATGGCATACGCACCAACTCTGTTGCTCCTAATTTTGTCAACAAAACTACTATGGCTCAACCT TTTTTCAAGGACGCTGGTTACGAGAAGAGTTTGTTAAGTAGAACTCCACTTGGTCGCGCTGGAGAACCAAAAGAGGTTGCATCACTTGTGGTTTTCCTGTGTCTACCTGCAGCTTCATATATTACTGGTCAGACCATTTGTGTTGATGGAGGTCTCACTGTCAATGGTTTCTCCTATCAGCCAGAGGCTTGA
- the LOC108849765 gene encoding 3-hydroxyisobutyryl-CoA hydrolase 1 isoform X2, which translates to MASESHSQILVEEKPSVRILTLNRPKQLNALSLNMVTRLLQLFLAYEDDPTVKLVILKGQGRAFCAGGDVSAVVRDIGLGKWRRSADFMSLEYTLNYVMATYSKAQISILNGIVMGGGAGVCIHGRFRIATENTVFAMPETALGLFPDVGASYFLSRLPGFFGEYVGLTGARLDGAEMLACGLATHFVPSTRLTALQEDLCRVGSSDPVTFASTTFDAYTQHPHPEPQSAFYRLDVIDRCFSRRTIEEIISALETETTHKQDDWISATIGALKKASPASLKISLRSIREGRLQGVGQCLIRENRIVSHVMKGEISKDLLEGCRAILIDKDRNPKWEPKRLEDMKDSMVEQYFKRVEEEDGWEDLKLPPRKHLPASAIAKL; encoded by the exons atggcTTCAGAATCTCACTCTCAGATTTTAGTGGAAGAGAAACCTAGTGTTAGAATCTTGACACTAAACAGACCAAAACAGCTGAATGCTCTGTCTTTGAACATG GTCACTCGGTTGCTGCAACTGTTCCTCGCATATGAGGACGACCCTACTGTCAAACTTGTCATCCTAAAG GGTCAGGGAAGGGCTTTTTGTGCCGGTGGTGATGTTTCAGCTGTTGTTCGTGACATCGGACTTGGCAAATGGAGACGCAGTGCTGATTTCATGTCACTTGAATATACTCTCAACTATGTTATGGCCACATATAGTAAAGCTCAG ATTTCAATTTTGAATGGTATTGTCATGGGAGGTGGAGCTGGTGTCTGCATCCATGGTAGATTTCGTATTGCAACAGAAAACACG GTTTTTGCCATGCCTGAGACAGCTCTAGGGCTATTTCCAGACGTAGGCGCCTCCTACTTCTTGTCAAGGCTCCCTGGATTTTTTG GAGAGTATGTTGGCCTCACAGGAGCTAGGTTAGATGGCGCTGAAATGCTTGCTTGTGGCCTTGCAACTCATTTTGTGCCTTCAACG AGGTTGACTGCTTTACAAGAAGATCTTTGCAGAGTTGGTTCAAGTGATCCAGTTACCTTTGCCTCAACAACTTTCGATGCATACACTCAACATCCACATCCGGAACCTCAGAGTGCTTTCTATAG GCTAGATGTTATTGATAGGTGCTTCTCGAGAAGAACAATCGAAGAAATTATATCTGCACTT GAGACAGAGACCACTCATAAACAAGATGATTGGATCTCAGCTACCATTGGAGCATTGAAGAAAGCTTCTCCAGCAAGCCTTAAAATCTCTCTTAGATCG ATAAGAGAAGGACGATTGCAAGGGGTGGGGCAGTGTCTTATCCGGGAGAACAGAATAGTGTCTCATGTGATGAAGGGGGAAATAAGCAAAGATTTATTGGAG GGGTGTAGAGCAATATTGATAGACAAAGATAGGAATCCAAAG TGGGAGCCAAAGCGACTGGAGGATATGAAGGATAGCATGGTAGAGCAGTACTTCAAGAGAGTGGAAGAAGAGGATGGATGGGAGGATCTAAAGCTTCCTCCAAGGAAACACTTGCCTGCTTCAGCGATCGCAAAGCTGTGA
- the LOC108849765 gene encoding 3-hydroxyisobutyryl-CoA hydrolase 1 isoform X1: MASESHSQILVEEKPSVRILTLNRPKQLNALSLNMVTRLLQLFLAYEDDPTVKLVILKGQGRAFCAGGDVSAVVRDIGLGKWRRSADFMSLEYTLNYVMATYSKAQISILNGIVMGGGAGVCIHGRFRIATENTVFAMPETALGLFPDVGASYFLSRLPGFFGEYVGLTGARLDGAEMLACGLATHFVPSTRLTALQEDLCRVGSSDPVTFASTTFDAYTQHPHPEPQSAFYRLDVIDRCFSRRTIEEIISALETETTHKQDDWISATIGALKKASPASLKISLRSVCFQAASQECNDGKDKLTVIVLYKFQIREGRLQGVGQCLIRENRIVSHVMKGEISKDLLEGCRAILIDKDRNPKWEPKRLEDMKDSMVEQYFKRVEEEDGWEDLKLPPRKHLPASAIAKL; the protein is encoded by the exons atggcTTCAGAATCTCACTCTCAGATTTTAGTGGAAGAGAAACCTAGTGTTAGAATCTTGACACTAAACAGACCAAAACAGCTGAATGCTCTGTCTTTGAACATG GTCACTCGGTTGCTGCAACTGTTCCTCGCATATGAGGACGACCCTACTGTCAAACTTGTCATCCTAAAG GGTCAGGGAAGGGCTTTTTGTGCCGGTGGTGATGTTTCAGCTGTTGTTCGTGACATCGGACTTGGCAAATGGAGACGCAGTGCTGATTTCATGTCACTTGAATATACTCTCAACTATGTTATGGCCACATATAGTAAAGCTCAG ATTTCAATTTTGAATGGTATTGTCATGGGAGGTGGAGCTGGTGTCTGCATCCATGGTAGATTTCGTATTGCAACAGAAAACACG GTTTTTGCCATGCCTGAGACAGCTCTAGGGCTATTTCCAGACGTAGGCGCCTCCTACTTCTTGTCAAGGCTCCCTGGATTTTTTG GAGAGTATGTTGGCCTCACAGGAGCTAGGTTAGATGGCGCTGAAATGCTTGCTTGTGGCCTTGCAACTCATTTTGTGCCTTCAACG AGGTTGACTGCTTTACAAGAAGATCTTTGCAGAGTTGGTTCAAGTGATCCAGTTACCTTTGCCTCAACAACTTTCGATGCATACACTCAACATCCACATCCGGAACCTCAGAGTGCTTTCTATAG GCTAGATGTTATTGATAGGTGCTTCTCGAGAAGAACAATCGAAGAAATTATATCTGCACTT GAGACAGAGACCACTCATAAACAAGATGATTGGATCTCAGCTACCATTGGAGCATTGAAGAAAGCTTCTCCAGCAAGCCTTAAAATCTCTCTTAGATCGGTTTGTTTCCAAGCTGCATCACAAGAATGCAATGATGGGAAAGATAAGTTGACTGTGATTGTGTTGTATAAATTTCAGATAAGAGAAGGACGATTGCAAGGGGTGGGGCAGTGTCTTATCCGGGAGAACAGAATAGTGTCTCATGTGATGAAGGGGGAAATAAGCAAAGATTTATTGGAG GGGTGTAGAGCAATATTGATAGACAAAGATAGGAATCCAAAG TGGGAGCCAAAGCGACTGGAGGATATGAAGGATAGCATGGTAGAGCAGTACTTCAAGAGAGTGGAAGAAGAGGATGGATGGGAGGATCTAAAGCTTCCTCCAAGGAAACACTTGCCTGCTTCAGCGATCGCAAAGCTGTGA
- the LOC130494282 gene encoding tropinone reductase-like produces MTETREKSREKSRWSLEGMAALVTGGSKGLGKAVVEELAMLGARVHACARDETQLQESLLEWQAKGFQVTTSVCDVSSRVQREKLMETVSSLFQGNLNILVNNAGTCITKPTTEFSAEDFSFLMATNLESGFHLSQLAHPFLKASGSGSIVFMSSAAGVVHINVGSIYGATKGAMNQLARNLACEWASDSIRVNSVCPWFIATPLANNYIDDEELKKEVETKTAIGRVGEANEVSSLVAFLCLPAASYITGQIICVDGGATINGLSCKSLP; encoded by the exons ATGACTGAGACAAGAGAAAAATCGAGGGAAAAATCTAGATGGAGCCTAGAAGGCATGGCTGCTCTTGTCACCGGTGGCTCCAAAGGCCTCGG GAAGGCTGTGGTGGAGGAACTAGCCATGTTGGGAGCAAGAGTCCACGCATGTGCCAGAGACGAAACTCAGCTTCAAGAAAGCTTACTTGAGTGGCAAGCAAAAGGGTTTCAGGTTACCACTTCTGTTTGTGACGTTTCTTCTCGTGTCCAACGAGAGAAACTCATGGAAACCGTTTCCTCTCTCTTCCAAGGAAATCTCAACATACTT GTAAACAATGCGGGAACTTGTATAACAAAGCCGACCACAGAGTTTAGTGCAGAAGACTTCTCGTTTCTGATGGCAACAAATCTCGAATCAGGTTTTCATCTATCACAGCTGGCGCATCCTTTTTTGAAAGCTTCGGGTTCAGGGAGCATCGTGTTTATGTCCTCCGCTGCTGGAGTTGTGCATATCAATGTTGGATCCATCTACGGAGCTACTAAAG GAGCTATGAATCAGCTAGCAAGAAACTTAGCATGTGAGTGGGCGAGTGACAGCATAAGGGTTAACTCTGTGTGTCCATGGTTCATAGCAACTCCTTTAGCAAACAAT TATATCGATGATGAAGAGTTAAAAAAAGAAGTGGAGACGAAGACAGCGATTGGACGTGTTGGAGAGGCAAATGAAGTATCATCGCTTGTTGCGTTTCTCTGTCTTCCGGCAGCTTCGTATATTACCGGTCAGATTATCTGCGTTGACGGAGGTGCCACTATCAATGGTTTATCTTGCAAGTCTTTGCCTTGA
- the LOC108848436 gene encoding methylsterol monooxygenase 2-1, whose amino-acid sequence MDSLVESGWQYLVTNFSDFQLACIGSFIVHETVFFLSGLPFIFLERTGFLSSYKIQAKHNTPEAQGKCIAWLVFYHSCVNFPLMMFSYRVFKFMGMRSSFPLPSWKVVSAQILFFFIIEDFVFYWGHRILHTKWLYKNVHSVHHEYATPFGLTSEYAHPAEILFLGFATFIGPALTGPHLITLWLWLVLRVIETVEAHCGYHFPWSPSNFLPLYGGADFHDYHHRLLYTKSGNYSSTFVYMDWIFGTDKGYRKLKALKET is encoded by the exons ATGGATTCCCTCGTCGAATCCGGTTGGCAG TACCTTGTTACTAATTTCAGCGACTTTCAACTAGCGTGCATCGGGAGTTTTATCGTCCATGAAACTGTCTTCTTCTTGTCTGGTCTTCCTTTCATCTTCCTTGAAAGAACAGGTTTCCTGAGCAGTTACAAAATTCAG GCAAAACATAACACCCCTGAAGCGCAAGGAAAATGCATTGCTTGGCTAGTGTTTTACCATTCATGTGTAAACTTTCCACTTATGATGTTCTCTTACCGTGTATTCAAATTCATGGGCATGCGCAGCAGTTTTCCTCTCCCCTCCTG GAAAGTGGTGTCTGCCCAGatcttgttcttcttcatcattgAGGATTTTGTATTCTATTGGGGTCATAGGATCTTGCACACAAAGTGGTTGTACAAGAACGTGCACAGTGTGCACCATGA ATACGCCACACCGTTTGGTTTGACGTCAGAATATGCTCATCCCGCTGAGATTCTGTTCCTAGGTTTTGCTACCTTTATTGGTCCGGCTCTCACAGGGCCTCACCTAATCACCCTTTGGTTGTGGTTGGTGCTTAGAGTCATTGAGACAGTTGAAGCACATTGTGGTTATCATTTCCCTTGGAGTCCCTCTAATTTTCTTCCTCTCTATGGCGG TGCTGACTTCCATGACTACCATCATCGTTTACTCTACACAAAGTCTGGGAACTACTCATCTACTTTTGTCTACATGGACTG GATCTTTGGTACGGACAAGGGCTACAGAAAACTGAAGGCTCTAAAAGAAACCTGA
- the LOC108849068 gene encoding metal tolerance protein B — protein sequence MTFKISEEDNIPFASPSDSQFMELEHIRISKPDDDDNNTETEEPIPLSCAFTRQEHCVSESREREESIRRLSSLIFTYLIVMSVQIVGGYKANSLAVMTDAAHLLSDVAGLCVSLLAIKVSSWEADPRNSFGFKRLEVLAAFLSVQLIWLVSGVIIYEAIQRLLSRSREVDGEIMFGISAFGFFMNLVMVIWLGHNHSHHHHHHHHHHHHHHSHKEDEEEEEEMDPLKGGIIEEKSSSSKEMNINIQGAYLHAMADMIQSLGVMIGGGIIWVKPKWVLVDLICTLVFSSFALAATLPMLKNIFGILMERAPRDLDVEKLERGLMRINGVKVVHDLHVWEITVGRIVLSCHVLPEPEASSVEIVNDVRNFCRKTCGIHHVTVQVE from the exons ATGACATTCAAGATTTCAGAAGAAGACAATATCCCCTTCGCCTCTCCATCTGATTCTCAG TTTATGGAACTGGAACACATCCGTATCTCGAAACCCGACGATGATGACAACAACACAGAAACAGAGGAACCCATTCCTCTGTCCTGCGCCTTCACGAGGCAAGAACATTGCGTTTCGGAGTCCAGAGAGCGCGAAGAATCGATCAGAAGACTAAGCAGCCTCATCTTTACTTACCTCATCGTCATGTCGGTACAGATCGTCGGAGGCTACAAGGCCAACAGCCTCGCGGTGATGACGGACGCTGCGCATCTGCTCTCCGACGTGGCGGGTCTCTGCGTCTCCCTGCTGGCGATCAAGGTCTCGAGCTGGGAAGCGGATCCGAGAAACTCGTTCGGGTTCAAACGTCTTGAGGTCTTGGCAGCGTTCTTGTCTGTTCAGCTCATATGGCTTGTCTCTGGGGTTATAATATACGAAGCCATTCAAAGACTCCTCAGCAGAAGCAGAGaggttgatggtgagatcatgtTCGGGATCTCGGCTTTCGGGTTTTTCATGAACTTGGTTATGGTCATTTGGTTAGGACATAACCatagccaccaccaccaccaccaccaccaccatcatcatcatcatcattctcacaaggaggatgaagaggaggaggaggagatggaTCCTTTAAAAGGTGGTATTATTGAGGAGAAATCGTCGTCGTCAAAGGAGATGAACATTAACATACAAGGAGCTTATCTACACGCGATGGCGGATATGATTCAGTCACTAGGTGTTATGATCGGTGGAGGCATAATATGGGTGAAACCAAAATGGGTTTTGGTTGATTTAATATGCACTCTTGTTTTCTCTTCCTTTGCTCTTGCTGCGACTCTCCCTATGCTCAAGAACATATTTGGTATACTAATGGAGCGCGCACCGCGCGATTTAGACGTAGAGAAGCTCGAGAGAGGGCTCATGCGTATCAACGGAGTTAAAGTTGTTCATGATCTTCATGTTTGGGAGATTACAGTTGGGAGGATCGTATTGTCATGCCATGTCTTGCCCGAACCGGAAGCTAGTTCTGTAGAGATCGTTAATGATGTTAGAAATTTCTGTAGGAAAACTTGTGGGATTCATCATGTAACAGTTCAGGTTGAATAG
- the LOC108849069 gene encoding glutathione S-transferase U7, with translation MAERSEEVKLLGMWASPFSRRVEIALTLKGVPYEFSEQDIANKSPLLLQSNPVHKKIPVLLHSGKPISESLVILEYIDDTWQNNPILPQDPYDRATARFWGRFVDEQIYVTAMKVVGKVGEEKDAAVEATRDLLKLLEKELVGKKFLGGERLGFVDIVATLVAFWLMRTEEVVGVKVVPVEMFPEIHRWVKNLLDVDVIKKCIPPEDEHLNYIRARMDRLKLKSV, from the exons aTGGCGGAGAGATCAGAGGAAGTGAAGCTACTGGGGATGTGGGCGAGTCCTTTCAGCCGCCGTGTCGAGATAGCTCTCACCCTCAAAGGCGTACCATACGAGTTCTCTGAGCAAGATATCGCAAACAAGAGCCCCCTGCTACTCCAATCAAACCCGGTTCACAAGAAGATTCCGGTTCTTCTCCATAGCGGTAAACCAATCTCAGAATCGCTCGTGATCCTTGAGTACATCGATGATACATGGCAGAACAATCCCATCCTGCCTCAAGATCCGTATGACAGAGCTACGGCTCGGTTTTGGGGAAGATTCGTCGATGAACAG ATCTATGTAACGGCGATGAAAGTGGTGGGGAAGGTTGGAGAAGAAAAAGACGCGGCTGTGGAAGCGACTAGAGATTTATTGAAGTTGTTGGAGAAAGAGCTTGTCGGGAAAAAATTTCTCGGTGGGGAAAGGTTAGGGTTCGTGGACATCGTTGCAACTTTGGTGGCGTTTTGGCTGATGAGAACGGAAGAGGTGGTTGGAGTCAAGGTTGTTCCTGTGGAGATGTTCCCGGAGATTCACCGATGGGTGAAGAATCTTTTGGACGTTGATGTCATCAAGAAATGTATCCCTCCTGAAGATGAACATCTCAACTACATAAGAGCTCGCATGGATCGCCTCAAACTCAAATCTGTTTGA